The segment TTCCCTCAGGACATAGACCACAGATGGTCCAATGCTTCAATAGACCCTTCTCAGGTAACTTATGCGCGAACCCTGGACTTGTCCCTGGACCCACCAAGGGCAATTCCTCTTGGCAGAAGTATGGTGGAAGGAATGGATGACCTCGAGTATGTGAGCCACCTCAGTTCAGATGAAGGAATTCTAATTTATAATCCTGGGGGACTTAATCGGGTTTCAGAGAACGAGTACCATTTCAAAGGCCATCCAAACGATTACCTTATGTCCATATTTCTTGTCAAAAGCCAAAGGAGAAGCACGCCGAGGTGAACTTATGGAACTCACAATCTATTCCCTTAAATCTCAGCCCTGGTCGGTGCTTGTCCCTGACTACGCCGCCGGGACAGCAGAGAATCTGCTTCAGGCCGCCGAAAAAGATTTAAATTCCCTAAGAGGCGAAACTTGCCTTGGAAGCTTACCCTGCCTTGGCACCGGGGAAATCTCCAACGGGCTTACCGCTATTGGCAACCACAAACTCTCTCCTGCGGATTACAAGATAGTTTACGACAGAACTTTTCTCCTGATTTGTGAGGATTTCTGTTCTCGCTACAAAGGCCGAGAAGAAATGGAAATGCGGCGATTTAGCGAGTCCCTGCGAGAGCAGATAGATGAGCTTCCTAAATGCACTTTGTAAAAGTCTTGCCTCGAAAATACACTGAAACAGACTCGCCGGGGGTTTCCTTCACAAAGAACCCCTTTTTACCAAGTTCTTTCTCCAAATCAATTCCCTCTGCCTTCAGTTCAGGACCTTTCAAGACATCGTAAACATCAAAAACATGGTTCAATAAGTCCTTGGTGGGTGTCAACCGGCAAGTTCCATTTAAATAGGACGGTATGCCTCTTACAGCCATTTTTGGATCAACGACCAACAGCTTTTCAAAACCGGAAGGTGAATTCAAAGGCATGCCCAGATAAAAGGACCCCCAATACCTCTGCTCTTCGGGAGAATAACCCTCCCTCTGAAGGCGTTCCTTCAGCTTAGCCATGCCAGTCAATCCTGCCTCTACCATAGGTTAATTACTTGAAAGTTATTTATATACCGCCGCTTCCTGGAGTCTGTGCAGAGTTAAATAAGCGGTAAAAGCCCCCACCCGGTATATATACTCGCCCGCTTCTATGATTATGGCAAATATGTCCGCTAACTGCAACTTTGTTGGGCTCAAAATTCCGGTTCAGATTCTTAGGGAGAATGACGACTTTATCGCCTATACTCCCGCCTTTGACATATCGACCTCAGGAAAGAGCTACGAGGAGGCCAAAAAGCGCTTTAGCGAACTGGTTGAGATATTCCTGGAGGAAACCACTGAGGCAGGGACCCTTGAGACCGCCTTGGAGGAGCTTGGGTGGAAGTGCGTGCAGAAAAAGTGGATGCCGCCGGTTGTAGTCGCCCAGGAAATGCAGGAGATAAAAATGCCTGCGTAGAAGATGATAAAGCCAATAAGCTGGAAGAAGTTTGACAAATTCTTAAAATATGTCGGCTGCACTTTGAAGTGTGAAAAGGGCGACCACATGATTTATTGGAGAGATGGCCTCAACAGGCCGATAGTAATCCCCAAAGTCGAGGACATTCCGACATTTGTGGTAAGAAATAACCTCCGAACCCTTGGCATCCCCAAGGAGGAGTACCTGGAGATTTTGGAGAGGGTTTAAAAATGGAAGAAGAATTCGTAACCCGGTACGTCTTGAGGGACGGAAAGCTCGTGCCCTTCAAAGTCAGCAAAAAGGAAGCTTTCAGGGATGTTGCGTATATTTTGAGGAGAGATAAGAAATTTTTGGAGGCGATGAAGAATTTGTAAACTTGGATTTTCTCTTTTTTGAGATGTGGGTGAGTTAGCTCGATAGCCCCCCACCCCAACTTAGAATGGAGGTTTATGTAACGTACCTTCGATAATTATTTATCCTATTATAGTGATAAACATTATGAAATCCATAGTTGTTGGCTGGGCACCCGGAGAACTTCTGCCAGATTCCAGAGGCAAATCAAAAGTTCCTGAAAATTATAGGAGCGCTATCCTCGGCAGGGCTTACCAAATGGGTTCCGCCCGAAAAGAAACAGCCACGACTGCCTTAGAAGTGATTGATAATTGGGCGCTTGTGCCGGGAACAGAAATCGAGGTTTACGGAGTCTGGGGAGATTTGTGCGTATCAATCCTTGTCGCCCACTGTCTTGACAGAGGACTGAAAGTATATGTTCCTAAAGGATGCACTGCCAACTATCCTAGGATAAAAGGCAGCCTTAACAGTTTCGTAAAGGATTCTGCCAACTCCCTTGGCATATGCTATGAAACCTGGCCTTGGAGGGAATATCGGATATTTGAGCCGGTTTTATAGGTTTCTTGCAAATTGCAATCCATCTGGGGGTCTGCTGAAGAGAGGTGCTTCGCGCACGAGGAAAGCGATTGAGACTTGGGTTTTCCGGGGGGTGTTGCTGGGTTTAATTGCTAAGGTTGAGAATTTTTACTAAAAGCTAAAGACGCAAGTCAATGTTCTCTTCTACAAATTTAATTCCCTTAGGCGATAGCAAGATTTCCTTTGAATCTCCATCATACTCGAGCAACCTTTCTTTATGGAGCGGTAAAACTATCCTATTCCGAAATAGAGTTGAATTTGAATATTCTACCCATGCAAGGAGGTCTTTTTCCAATACTGGCTTTGGATATTCAGAGTATAATAGCGCAAGTACCTGCTGATTGTATGTTAGCCCACAATTCAGCACTCTTCTTTTTGCTCCATTCTTCCATATGAGGGAGTATTCCTTAGCAACTATACCTTCCACAAGGTCTTGAGCTTCCTGAAGTGTGAGTTGATGGAATATCCTAACTAGGTCCGCAAGAATCCATTTTGAAACCTGGACGACAAGCGCGGAATCCATATGGTTGGGGTTGATTTCTCCGCCCATATGCCCAACGCCTCGCTTGTTCCTTAAGTCATAAAGAGCACACATCAGTTTTGGAATATGAAACCTTATTGTATCTGGAAAAGCCGACAAGCTTTCGAATTTTCTAGTTGAAACTCCAAAATCACGGATACTCTTACCGAAAGGTGTGTATGTCTGGGGAGAACTTGTATGCCACTCAAGTAGCCTATATACAGTTTCGCAGAACTTTGCTCCATTCAGTTCCGAAGGTTCAAACCGCCCTTCATGAAAGTTTCGTATAATCTGGTTGTAAGTAGTTTCAAGATTTGATGTTAAATCAGGAGGCAGGGTTGAGAATAGGGAAGAGAAGGTTATCTGAGAGCGGCTAACCCCGCCAGTGCCACTCATTTTTCATCACCTGTTTTTAATTCCAGTAACGCCTTACACTTAAGGAGATTATAGTTGGGGACTATATAGAGCCCCCTTTTGACTTTAATAACTATCCCTTTTAGCTCCACACCTAGATAATGCCTTACATTTTCTGGAGCAATGCAAGTCTTTTCGGATATCTCCTTGGGTCTGCACTCTTCCTTAAGACCTTCCCCCAGATTTTTTATAACCGCCACCTTTCGTGCTAAAAGGTAGAGTGTGATTTTCTTGCGATCACTTTGAGTTTGATAATGCTCTTCAAACAGAACTTCTCCCACCCTGTTAATTCTCACATAGCTTTTCAGGAGTTCTGCCAATAGATCAATGTCTGCTGTTGCCTCACTATCCACTATCAGGTCATCAAGCGCATCAGTCATGTTTCTCCACCTTTTTGAAATTATTCTCAACGACCCTTTCTCCAGTAGTGGTCAAGGTCCAGCACTTGCGTTCTTCCTTTTTACCTTTACCCTCCATGATACATCCTGCCCGGATATTCTTGTTTATCTTATCGTTTATATTCCCGGGAACGGGTTCTTTTGCTTGTCGAAAACCCGTTTCAATATCATTTAGATTAAAGCAGTCCGTACCTTGGTGCTTTTCCAAGTAATACCCTATGGCCAGTGTTTTCTGGACATCATTTTTAGGAGATTTGGACAATAAGAACTCCTTAACTGACAAGACCTTCTCTGCAGAGAAGGGCTTGTTTTCAAACTTCCGTTCAAGCTCAGTTATGCGCCGACCGTATTCCTCCAATATCCTCTCGACTTCCTCTTCCATATATTCACCGCTTTACATAACGTCCCTTTCCTCTCGACCCAATACGAGCCAACTTACGTCCCTTAACCGCTCTTTTAAGAGGGTCGGTTAGGCTCTGTAAGGGATAGATATATCCCCCTTGACCTAACTTCTCTTTAATGTCCGTTATAGAGCGTGGCTCATTGAAATAACCTTCCTGTTTAAGATCCTCTATGCGAGTAGTTATTGAAGGTTTTCTTTTCGCCAGCTTTTTCACAGACTCAGTCAAGAGCAAACCCTCTAGTTTCATAGTAACTCTCTCTAAGGCAATCAGCCGCTTTTCGATTGACTCCCTCCAGTTCCTTTCATTCGTTTGTTCCATACTTCTGAATAAGTTCCTTCAGTTTCCTTTCGATTTGATTTGCCTTGATAACATGCCCCATTCGTTTTCCATCGCTTAGCGGTTCCGACTCTATCACTCCTTCTTCTCTCAGCATCTTTGTCCAAGGTAAAACACTCCCCTGAGGAAGGCCCATCTCAGTACAAAGTTCTTCGTTTGAAACTGCTGCGGATTCGCGCAAGCCCGCCCTTTTGCTATATTGCGCCCCAATTAAATAGGTCATTATCTTCTCTTTT is part of the Candidatus Aenigmatarchaeota archaeon genome and harbors:
- a CDS encoding type II toxin-antitoxin system HicA family toxin — translated: MIKPISWKKFDKFLKYVGCTLKCEKGDHMIYWRDGLNRPIVIPKVEDIPTFVVRNNLRTLGIPKEEYLEILERV